The nucleotide window GACGAAGACGTGTTGCGGTCGATTCTGCCGCTGACGGACGTGATGGGGACGGGTCACCACGCCGCCGTCAACGCCGGTGTCGGCCAGGGGGACGCCTGTGCGGTCGTCGGCGACGGTGCCGTCGGGCTGTGTGGCGTCCTCGCCGCGCGCCGACTCGGGGCACGCCGGATCGTCGCCGTCGGCCACCACCCCGACCGGCTGGCGCAGGCAGAGGCGTTCGGCGCGACGGACACCGTCGACGGCTCCGGCGACACGGACGCCGTCGAACGGGTCCACGAGCTGACGAACGGCGGCGTCGACCACGTCTTGGAGTGTGTCGGCGCCGCCTCCGCGATGGAGACCGCGACCGGGATCTGTCGCCCGGGCGGGACGGTCGGCTACGTCGGCGTCCCCCACGGGATGGACGCCGGGGTCGACCTGTTCGACTTCTTCGGCGACAACATCTCGCTCTCCGGCGGCGTCGCCCCGGTCCGGGCGTACGCCGACGAACTGCTGGCGGACGTGGTCGGCGGGACGCTCGACCCCGGGCCGGTGTTCACGGAGACGGTCGACCTGGACGGTGTCCCGGAGGGGTACGAGATGATGGCCGAGCGGGAGGCGGTGAAGGTGCTCGTCAAGCCACACGAGTGAACGCGAGAGGCGTCGCTCGCTGTCGTCTGGGGGCGTCGTCAGTTTGTGGGCATCGTGGGTCCGCAGGCGTCGTCAGTTCGTGGGCGCCCGTGAGCCCGTGGGCGCCGTCAGTTTGTGGGCGTCGTCAGTTCGCGGTCGTCGTCAGCCCGCGGGCCACGGCGTCGATCAACAGATCGCGGGTGGGTTCGTACAGTTCCTCGCCGATGTCCCGACGGTGGAGCGTGACGAACGTGACGGCGCGGACGGCGCTTGCGACCGTCTCGGGGTCCGGCCCGTGGACCGCCTCCGCCTCGTACCACGCCTCGACGTACGGCAGGAAGTACGCCAGCGACTGCTCGCGTTCGGCCGCGACCCCCTCCGGGCCGTAGTGGTCGCGGAGTCGGTCTAGTTCCTCGCGGTCGGTCAACAGCCGTTCGACGAGCGGGTTGGTCTCGATTTCCCCACACACCCGGCGCATGAACGCCGCGAGCGCCGTCTCCGGGTCGTCTTCCTCCTCCAGCGGGGCCAGCAGATCCGGCAGGATCTCCTCGCCCTCGCGTTCGAGAACGGCCGCGTACAGGTCGAGTTTCGAGTCGAAGAATCGGTAGAAGGTGCCGTCGGCGATGCCCGCCTCGTCGGTCAGCTCCGAGACGGTGGTCTTCGACCGGCCGTAGCGGGCGAACCGTTCGCGGCCGGCCGCCAACAGTCGCTCGCGGATCGCGGCCCGTTCGTCCTCGGTGAAGCCGTCTGGCATTCGCGTGTCAGTTCACGTCCCGGCGCGTGAAGTAGACACTGCTCGCCGTCCAGACGACGGCCGTCGCGGCCAGCAACACGACCGCGCCGCCGGGGTCGTGCGTCCCGCGGACGAGAATCGCCGTCGGGTCGTAGTAGTGCGTCGGCGAGAGTGCCCCCAGAGCCTCCAGGTCCGTGTCGGCGACGACGGACTCCACGAGGTAGAGCCCGAACACGACGCCCGCGGCGGCTCGCTGGGCGACCGCCGCCCGGTCGGCGACGACGGAGGCGCCGACGCCGACTGCGGCCGTCGCCAGGAGGTACGGCACGGACGCCAGGTGGACGACGACGAGATCCGTGACGGCGATCGACTCGCCGATCCAGGCGACGCTCGCGTACACGACGACCGGGACGAGGGCGTTGACGGCCACGAGCGGGACGAGCAAAGAGAGCGTCGCCTCCGCGAGCAGCCGGCGGCGCCCCATCGGGAGCGACAGGAGGAGATCCATCCGGCCGGTCTCTACGTCCCGGGCGACGACGCCGGCGGCGGTGTACGCGAAGTACACTCCGAGGAGCAACACCCAGCCGAAGGCGTACAGCTCTGTGGCGAGGAACCCCTCCACCGTCCCCAGCGTCTCGATCCCGAAGGCGGCCTGGAACGCCGGCGGCAGGCTCTCCGTGTAGGCGTCTAAGTCCACGTTCGCGGCCACGTCCGGGTACAGCGACACCATCAGCAGCGTCAGCACGGACAGCCCGCCGGCGACGACGACCGCACCACGGAGCCGCCGCCGCGCGGCGTAGCGAGCGAGCGCGAGCGTCACGCTTCACCTCCTGTCGTCGGCGTTTCGTCGTCGGAGGTGTCGGCGGTGCCAGTCTCCCCGTCGGAGGTGTTGGCGGTGCCAGTCTCCTCGTCGGAGATGTCGGTGGTGTCAGTCTCGTCGCCGGCCGCGGACGCGAGCTGGTCGTCCGCCTCGTCGTAGAAGCCGGCGAACACCCGTTCGAGCGGTGCTTCCTCCACGTCGAGCTCCAGCAGTCGGAGCGACGACAGCCTGTCGACTAAGTCGTTCACGTCGCCGGTGAACGTGAACTGCACGCGGGTGACGGGCTCGTCCGTCTCCCCGCCGGGGGTCGTCGCCGGCTCGACCGTCAGGTCGTGGACGCCGGCGAGCCGGAACCGACTCCGGTCGTGGTCGCCGGCAGCCAGCAGTCTGACAGTCTTGCCGGAGCGGTCCAACAGCGTCTCCACCCGTTCGACCGTGACGAGCCGTCCGTCGCGCAACACGCCGACGCGGTCACACAGCCGTCGCACCTCCCCGAGAACGTGCGAGGAGACGAGCACGGCCTTGCCCGCGGCGCGCTCCTCGGCGACGAGCGTCTCGAAGCGCCGTTGCATCAACGGGTCCAGCCCCGCGGTCGGCTCGTCTAACAGGAGCAACTCCGGGTCGTGGGCGAACCCGCGGACGACCGCGAGCTTCTGGCGCTGGCCCGTGGAGTAGCTCCGCACCGGGCGGTCCAGGGGCACGGGGAACCGCTCCAACAGTTCCGCGCGTCGTTCGTCGCCCTGGACCGCGCCGTGGAGGTCCAGCGCCGCGCGTCCGGTCGCCGTCGGGTCGAACGCGGGGTTGGCGGGGACGTAGCCGATCCGTCGGCGAGCCTCGACGTGGGCCGCCTCGTCGCGCACGTCCGCGCCCAACACCGTCGCCGTCCCCGCCGTCGGCGACTGGAACCCCAACAGCGTCCGGATCGTCGTGGACTTGCCCGCGCCGTTCGGGCCGAGGTAGCCGAACACCTCCCCCTCTCGAACCTCGAAGCTCACCCCGTCGTTCGCTCGGACGTCGCCGTACGCCTTCGTCAGCCCGGACACGGTGATTGCGCTCACGACTCCACCGACTCACTACGAACGTATGAACGTTTTCCCCAGTCGTTCACACGAGTCGGACGCACGTCTGACCGGGGCCGGAAGCCACAAATCCCCCTCGACACGAGTGTGACAGCATGGAAACAGGACGGTCGGGCGACGGGGGGGGCCGGCCGACGGGGTACGTCGTCGGGGGCACACTGTCTGCGCTCGTGTCGCTGCTCCTGTTCGTCCCGTTGGCGGGGCTCGTCGCCATCTACTGTGGCTACCGGGCGTACACCGCCGGCGAGGAGGCGTTCGCGTACCTGCTCGGGGTCGGCGGCGGGATCCCCGTGTTGTTGTGGGCCGTCGGGGTGGTGGGATAAACGCTCTCCCGCAACGCGTATACTTTATCAGAGGCTAGTCTTGAGCAACGGACTTTCGGTGTACTCAGATATGCCTGATGACGACTCTCCGGATCACGAAGACTTCCAGCGGGCACTCGGTGAGCTTCTCCCGGTCGTCCCAGTCGTCTCACCGTCGTACCTGGCAGAGGGTGTCGGCTGTACCCAGGCCGAGGCTCGTGCATGGCTGCACGGACAGTGGAGCGAAGGTGAACTCCACCGCCGCAAGATTGGCGGGTCGACTTTCGTCTACTATCCGAGCGAAGAAAACACAGGTTCGACAGAACAGCCCGCTTCCGAGGCAGAGTCATCCAAATCTGTCGAGGAAGACACCGACGCCGGTGAACGGGTGCTGTTCTTCCCAGGGCGGCGTGAGATTGCCGTCGACCAGCCGACGGACGACACGCGAGAGTCGCTCTCGGGTGTCGCACATCTCGTCGACTCTGCTGCCGACAGCTACCTGTACAAGATAGGCTCGGGGGACGTGTGGACTGCTGCCGTCGATTCGTTCGACGAACTACGAGAGACCCTCCGTGGTGTCGTTGGTGACGAGAAGTGGGACGGTGGGTTCGAGAGTCGGATCGAGGACGACTGGCGGCGCGCACACCAGTTCGAACTCCAGACGGAGACGGACGACGCCGGCCGGGAGTTCACCGTCCTCGAAGCTGAAGATCCAGAGACTGTCGAAAACGTCGTCAAGCGGAAGCTCGAACACAACGAACACTACACGGAGTTTCTCTCTGAGACCGAGGTACGCCTACGGCGCGGTGCGACCGCGGCGGTGAAAGAACAACTGTACGAGGAGGGGTATCCTGCGGTTGACAGCCGCCGAATCGACGAAGGCGAGAGTCTCGACGTCGAACTCGTCCCCGAGATCAGTCTACGCGACTACCAGCAGGAGTGGATCGACCACTTCGTCGAGCGAAAGGCGGGCGTGTTCGTCGGCCCGTCCGGGTCCGGTAAGACCGTCGCGGCGATGGGTGCGATGGCGGCGGTCGGCGGCGAGACGCTGATAATCGTCCCGAATCGGGAGCTAGCCGGGCAGTGGCAGGAGGAGCTGTTGGAGAAGACGACGCTCGAACGCGACCAGATCGGGCAGTACCACGGCGGGCAGAAGCGCATTCGGCCGGTGACGATTGCGACGTACGACACCGCCGCGATGTCGAGACACCGGGAGCTATTCAACGAGCGGGAGTGGGGGCTCGTGGTCGCAGACGAGTGCTTCAGCGGCGACACAGAGGTCGTCACCGAGTCCGGTCGCACTACGTTTGCCGAGCTAGACGACGAGCACGGCTTCTCTGAAGGGTGGACGGAAGGTGTCGATCTCTCCGTGCAGACGTACGATCCCAATGTGGGAGAGTACCACATGACAGAGGTGACAGGAGTCTACAAGACGACAGCTCCGGTACAGCGCATCGCCACCGACGACGGTCGAGAGATCACAGCCACGCCGTCGCACACGCATTTGATCTACAACCCGGAGACAGCAGAAATCGAGGAGTCGAAGACGCTCTCGGAAGGCGACTGGCTCGTCTACCCCAGGAGTCGGAACGTTCGCCTGTCGGGCGACTACTCCCACCCTGCGGCGGAGCTGACAGGGTGGATGATCGGTGACGGGAGCATGACCGACTCCGGGGCGATGAAGTTCTCGTTTGCCAAGCGCCCAGAAGAGCAGGCGTCGGTCGTCAAGCGTCTGTGCGATGCTCTGGATCTCGACTACTCGACGTACTGGAACGACCGCGGCGACTACACCGTCCGTGTCCCGGCAACCGACAAACTCCCGTACGACGGCACTCCAGGAGCGAAGACGAACACCGTCCGTATTCCGGCGGAGTCGTACATGTGGTCGGAAGAGAGAGTCGCCGCACTCGTCCGTGGGCTCTTCGACGCCGAAGGGTGGGTGGACGAAGAGACGAGCAGAGTGCAGATCGGGACGACATCCCCGGGGCTGTCCCAGGACCTCCGGTTCCTCCTGCAACGCCTCGGGTTCGATCCGCGGTCGCAGACACTTGAACGTGAGGAGCCTCACGCGGACATGCACCGCCACGTTCTCTCTCCCGAGCAGTCGTGGGAGTTCGTGGACATCGTGGGCAGCAGATTCGTGCACAAACGCGAGAACGTCAACTCAGACGGTGGGACGAACAGAGGGATTCCCACAGCAGGGCTGTT belongs to Halobaculum sp. MBLA0143 and includes:
- a CDS encoding zinc-binding dehydrogenase; protein product: MRAAIYDGPGEISVEEVPRPEIESPGDAIVRVTHTAVCGSDLWFYRGDSDREAGSRVGHEPMGIVEEVGDDVVSVEPGDRVFAPFVVSCGECEFCRKGLHTSCVNGGGWGGDNGGAQGEFVRSPHADGTLVKVPDRVADDEDVLRSILPLTDVMGTGHHAAVNAGVGQGDACAVVGDGAVGLCGVLAARRLGARRIVAVGHHPDRLAQAEAFGATDTVDGSGDTDAVERVHELTNGGVDHVLECVGAASAMETATGICRPGGTVGYVGVPHGMDAGVDLFDFFGDNISLSGGVAPVRAYADELLADVVGGTLDPGPVFTETVDLDGVPEGYEMMAEREAVKVLVKPHE
- a CDS encoding TetR/AcrR family transcriptional regulator, with translation MPDGFTEDERAAIRERLLAAGRERFARYGRSKTTVSELTDEAGIADGTFYRFFDSKLDLYAAVLEREGEEILPDLLAPLEEEDDPETALAAFMRRVCGEIETNPLVERLLTDREELDRLRDHYGPEGVAAEREQSLAYFLPYVEAWYEAEAVHGPDPETVASAVRAVTFVTLHRRDIGEELYEPTRDLLIDAVARGLTTTAN
- a CDS encoding ABC transporter permease subunit, with product MTLALARYAARRRLRGAVVVAGGLSVLTLLMVSLYPDVAANVDLDAYTESLPPAFQAAFGIETLGTVEGFLATELYAFGWVLLLGVYFAYTAAGVVARDVETGRMDLLLSLPMGRRRLLAEATLSLLVPLVAVNALVPVVVYASVAWIGESIAVTDLVVVHLASVPYLLATAAVGVGASVVADRAAVAQRAAAGVVFGLYLVESVVADTDLEALGALSPTHYYDPTAILVRGTHDPGGAVVLLAATAVVWTASSVYFTRRDVN
- a CDS encoding ABC transporter ATP-binding protein gives rise to the protein MSAITVSGLTKAYGDVRANDGVSFEVREGEVFGYLGPNGAGKSTTIRTLLGFQSPTAGTATVLGADVRDEAAHVEARRRIGYVPANPAFDPTATGRAALDLHGAVQGDERRAELLERFPVPLDRPVRSYSTGQRQKLAVVRGFAHDPELLLLDEPTAGLDPLMQRRFETLVAEERAAGKAVLVSSHVLGEVRRLCDRVGVLRDGRLVTVERVETLLDRSGKTVRLLAAGDHDRSRFRLAGVHDLTVEPATTPGGETDEPVTRVQFTFTGDVNDLVDRLSSLRLLELDVEEAPLERVFAGFYDEADDQLASAAGDETDTTDISDEETGTANTSDGETGTADTSDDETPTTGGEA
- a CDS encoding DEAD/DEAH box helicase family protein, which encodes MPDDDSPDHEDFQRALGELLPVVPVVSPSYLAEGVGCTQAEARAWLHGQWSEGELHRRKIGGSTFVYYPSEENTGSTEQPASEAESSKSVEEDTDAGERVLFFPGRREIAVDQPTDDTRESLSGVAHLVDSAADSYLYKIGSGDVWTAAVDSFDELRETLRGVVGDEKWDGGFESRIEDDWRRAHQFELQTETDDAGREFTVLEAEDPETVENVVKRKLEHNEHYTEFLSETEVRLRRGATAAVKEQLYEEGYPAVDSRRIDEGESLDVELVPEISLRDYQQEWIDHFVERKAGVFVGPSGSGKTVAAMGAMAAVGGETLIIVPNRELAGQWQEELLEKTTLERDQIGQYHGGQKRIRPVTIATYDTAAMSRHRELFNEREWGLVVADECFSGDTEVVTESGRTTFAELDDEHGFSEGWTEGVDLSVQTYDPNVGEYHMTEVTGVYKTTAPVQRIATDDGREITATPSHTHLIYNPETAEIEESKTLSEGDWLVYPRSRNVRLSGDYSHPAAELTGWMIGDGSMTDSGAMKFSFAKRPEEQASVVKRLCDALDLDYSTYWNDRGDYTVRVPATDKLPYDGTPGAKTNTVRIPAESYMWSEERVAALVRGLFDAEGWVDEETSRVQIGTTSPGLSQDLRFLLQRLGFDPRSQTLEREEPHADMHRHVLSPEQSWEFVDIVGSRFVHKRENVNSDGGTNRGIPTAGLFESVKTELGVTNETLAEMLGMSRQGVGEAIREEYEYPAQELLGLADGLERLALETLEGAEAKRKHWNISYAELSEASGVDMSYCRKLLEGIHDAPETTERVERALETIVEQRRSAATEYAERIRSLANFGVTRVTDIEPAGEETVYDFETETHTFVADNLLTHNCHHAVANTWKRFREIQSVARLGLSATPVRESGDAKEIFSLIGPPVGQSWSRLFREDWVAEPSVELLLVPWGSDAARTRYERAEGAKKLIEAARNPRKSEVIEELLREHDEEKTLIFVDWIRQGRELSERLGIPFVYGETSHDRRQTIYQQFRDGAMDALIVSRVGDEGLDLPDAEVAILASTMGSSRSQTGQRVGRTMRPMGNAKVYILLTRGSSEEDWGRESTQYLAEKGIDIEKRELDG